One Pseudorhodoplanes sinuspersici DNA segment encodes these proteins:
- a CDS encoding GntR family transcriptional regulator, giving the protein MKTSSSLTQAAYDALRAEVLTCRLAPGTKLVIADLCERLGFSLGAVREALSRLTSEGFVIAEPQRGFRVSPISEAELRDLTEVRADIESQCLRRSIEAGDIAWEGRVVAAYHELARTPERVADDPERNSEAWAQAHGRYHAALVDACDSAWLLRLRTLLYAQSERYRRLSVPLARQERDLNREHREIMEATIGRDPTRAVSLLREHLLTTTRILLSSQVVNQPATTMPEAVSSS; this is encoded by the coding sequence ATGAAGACGAGTTCGAGCTTAACCCAAGCAGCCTACGACGCCCTTCGGGCGGAGGTGTTGACCTGCCGGCTCGCGCCTGGGACCAAACTCGTCATTGCGGATTTGTGTGAGCGGCTGGGCTTTAGCCTGGGCGCCGTTCGTGAGGCCCTCTCTCGCTTGACATCGGAGGGGTTTGTTATTGCGGAACCCCAACGGGGTTTTCGCGTATCGCCAATTTCAGAAGCGGAGCTCAGGGATTTGACCGAGGTCCGCGCCGATATCGAAAGCCAATGCCTTCGGCGTTCTATTGAGGCCGGAGATATTGCATGGGAGGGCCGAGTTGTGGCGGCTTACCACGAGCTGGCGCGAACTCCGGAGCGTGTTGCTGACGATCCCGAACGGAACAGTGAGGCTTGGGCCCAAGCTCACGGCCGCTACCACGCTGCGCTTGTCGATGCGTGCGACAGCGCTTGGCTGCTGCGCTTACGAACGCTCCTTTATGCCCAGTCCGAACGTTACAGACGATTGTCAGTACCGCTCGCTCGGCAAGAACGAGACCTTAATCGGGAGCATCGCGAAATCATGGAAGCGACTATCGGGCGCGACCCAACGCGTGCAGTGTCATTACTTCGGGAGCATCTCCTGACAACCACGCGCATTCTTCTGTCGTCGCAAGTTGTCAACCAGCCCGCGACGACCATGCCTGAAGCCGTCTCGAGCTCCTAG
- a CDS encoding HAD family hydrolase, whose amino-acid sequence MLDFDSFKVLTFDCYGTLIDWETGMEELVRPWMAELGGATPLDLVITSFALHQAKHQQVRPALLYPELLARTWHDIEGTFGWEKNESRAKAFAESVGHWPPFADTVGSLRYLSRFYKLAILSNVDNSSLTRTLRLLEVPFVLTVTAEDVGSYKPGLPHFTRALEELERQGFAKDDILHVAQSKHHDVMPGRQLGLSTIWVNRRHNRKGSGATLATEAEPDLAVTSLAELVVLHKARSRFAAVG is encoded by the coding sequence ATGCTCGACTTCGACAGCTTCAAAGTTCTCACCTTCGATTGCTACGGAACCCTCATCGACTGGGAAACCGGAATGGAGGAACTGGTTCGTCCCTGGATGGCGGAGCTGGGTGGGGCGACTCCGCTGGATCTCGTGATCACCTCGTTTGCCCTGCATCAGGCCAAGCACCAGCAAGTCCGTCCGGCTCTTCTGTATCCTGAGCTGCTGGCGCGAACCTGGCACGACATCGAGGGGACGTTCGGCTGGGAGAAGAATGAAAGCCGCGCAAAGGCTTTTGCGGAATCCGTGGGCCACTGGCCACCTTTCGCCGACACCGTTGGCAGCCTTCGCTACCTGTCGCGCTTCTACAAGCTCGCCATTCTGTCCAACGTCGACAATTCGTCGCTCACGCGCACGTTGCGTCTGCTTGAAGTTCCGTTCGTGCTTACGGTCACTGCGGAGGATGTCGGCTCCTACAAGCCTGGCCTGCCGCACTTCACGCGCGCCCTGGAAGAGCTGGAGCGCCAGGGTTTTGCCAAGGACGACATCCTGCACGTGGCGCAGAGCAAGCATCACGACGTCATGCCGGGGCGTCAACTTGGGCTCTCCACGATCTGGGTGAACCGCCGCCATAATCGGAAAGGAAGCGGCGCGACGCTCGCGACTGAAGCGGAGCCGGACTTGGCCGTCACGTCGCTTGCCGAGCTCGTCGTGCTTCACAAGGCCCGCTCGCGGTTCGCTGCCGTCGGCTAA
- a CDS encoding amino acid ABC transporter substrate-binding protein — protein MRNIVFVSAICLSIGAVGDAAAHGSASPTLDAIRSRGVIICGAAPNLPGFAAVNERGEWSGLYVDVCRAVAVAIFGNATKVKFVATTTQNRLPMLQTGEIDILASNTTWTLAREAALGLQFTGVTFYDGQGFLVRKSLGVKSAKGLDGATVCVQPGTTTELNLTDYFRRNNMKLTPLVIDNLEELRSAFLSSRCDAYTIGTAALAAFRAGLGSRAEEFELLQEIISKEPLGPVVRKGDQRWYDIVRWTNFAMLIGEEMGLSSKTIDQAASNPDPDVQRFLGKTGDFGKMLGIDNEWSARIVRQVGNYAESWDRNVAPLKLPRTLNRLWTDGGIHYPPPIR, from the coding sequence TTGCGTAATATCGTGTTCGTTTCTGCGATCTGCCTTTCGATCGGTGCCGTCGGCGATGCTGCGGCGCACGGCAGTGCTTCACCCACACTGGACGCGATCCGGTCTCGCGGCGTGATCATCTGCGGGGCCGCGCCGAACCTGCCGGGATTTGCGGCGGTGAACGAGCGCGGCGAATGGAGCGGCTTGTATGTCGACGTTTGCCGCGCCGTCGCCGTGGCGATCTTCGGCAACGCCACGAAGGTGAAATTCGTGGCCACCACGACGCAAAACCGCTTGCCGATGCTGCAGACCGGCGAGATCGACATTCTCGCGTCGAACACGACCTGGACTCTCGCGCGCGAAGCTGCGCTCGGTCTGCAGTTCACGGGTGTCACCTTTTATGACGGCCAGGGCTTTCTGGTCCGCAAATCGCTCGGCGTGAAATCAGCCAAGGGTCTCGACGGGGCGACGGTCTGCGTTCAGCCCGGCACGACGACCGAGCTCAACCTCACGGATTATTTCCGCCGCAACAACATGAAGCTGACGCCGCTCGTGATCGACAACCTCGAAGAGCTGCGTTCGGCGTTCCTTTCGTCCCGCTGCGACGCCTACACCATTGGCACGGCGGCGCTCGCTGCGTTCCGTGCCGGACTTGGGTCGCGCGCCGAAGAGTTCGAATTGCTTCAGGAGATCATCTCCAAGGAACCGCTCGGTCCTGTGGTCCGAAAGGGAGATCAGCGTTGGTACGACATCGTGCGCTGGACGAATTTCGCGATGTTGATCGGCGAGGAGATGGGGCTGTCCAGCAAGACGATCGATCAGGCCGCTTCGAATCCGGACCCCGACGTGCAGCGTTTCCTTGGCAAGACCGGCGACTTCGGAAAGATGCTCGGCATCGACAACGAGTGGTCGGCGCGGATCGTGCGGCAGGTCGGCAACTATGCCGAGAGCTGGGATCGCAATGTCGCTCCTCTCAAGCTGCCGCGAACGCTCAATCGTCTCTGGACGGACGGCGGCATTCACTATCCGCCGCCGATCCGCTGA
- a CDS encoding GntR family transcriptional regulator — protein sequence MTETLKTLADRYLASRDGLPDAIARALREAVFSGVFGPNERLHQDDIATRFGVSRVPVREALMKLVSEGLAVQRINKGIRVAPLTRDDFRDVMEMRLLLEPHALQLSAPRLTAHDYDEAEAILARVEAAGLGLEAAALHWQFHNRLYVRAERPRLLSQIEALQVAINRYVLPVWRAVGLSADWGESHQMIVDALRAGKVKVAVDLTRQQIADASDRMVEQLPETLVSPDED from the coding sequence ATGACTGAGACCCTCAAAACATTGGCGGATCGTTATTTGGCGTCGCGTGACGGGCTTCCGGACGCGATCGCGCGCGCTTTGCGGGAAGCCGTGTTTTCCGGCGTGTTCGGGCCGAACGAGCGGCTTCACCAAGATGACATCGCCACGCGTTTTGGCGTCTCGCGTGTGCCGGTGCGCGAAGCGCTGATGAAACTCGTATCCGAAGGACTGGCAGTTCAGCGCATCAACAAGGGAATCCGCGTCGCACCGCTCACGCGCGACGACTTCCGCGACGTGATGGAGATGCGGCTGCTGCTCGAACCGCATGCGCTCCAGCTTTCGGCGCCGCGTCTCACGGCGCACGACTACGACGAGGCCGAAGCGATTCTTGCGCGGGTCGAGGCGGCCGGGCTCGGCTTGGAGGCGGCGGCCCTTCACTGGCAATTCCACAACCGCCTCTACGTGCGTGCGGAACGTCCGCGTCTGCTGAGTCAGATCGAAGCGCTGCAGGTTGCCATCAACCGTTACGTTCTTCCGGTCTGGCGGGCAGTCGGCCTGTCGGCCGATTGGGGCGAGAGCCATCAGATGATCGTCGACGCGTTGCGCGCGGGCAAGGTGAAAGTCGCCGTCGACCTGACGCGCCAGCAAATTGCCGATGCGTCGGATCGAATGGTCGAGCAATTGCCGGAGACATTGGTTTCTCCGGACGAGGACTGA
- a CDS encoding amino acid ABC transporter permease — protein MRRLPTLSLGDPLLRAWVYQALALGIVALTVWYLTANTLRNLELRGISTGFEFLWREAGLPIAETPIDYAPTDSYGRALLIGILNTLKVASLGIVLATLLGTMIGIAQLSRNWLLAKISALYVELLRDLPLLLQLLFWYTALQALPAARQAFNLLPGIFLSNRGLMLPALSIDNFQHLAVAIAAIVIVIAAAFFFRRSRFAKRQDGQRRRLWPSVLILAMLLPTAIFWRLGTPFQVDLPTLRGFNFRGGTLVSPEFFALLFGLVTYTAAFIAEIVRAGIIAVSKGQWEAGRALGLHNGLILRKIVMPQSLRLIIPPLTSQYLNLAKNSSLAVAIGYQDIVSIANTTLNQTGQAIEGIAIIMMVYLTISLSISLFMNWYNDHVALKGL, from the coding sequence ATGCGACGGCTGCCGACCCTGTCGCTCGGCGACCCGCTGCTGCGCGCCTGGGTCTATCAGGCGTTGGCGCTTGGAATTGTCGCGCTGACGGTCTGGTACCTCACCGCCAACACGTTGCGGAATCTCGAGCTGCGTGGGATTTCGACCGGCTTCGAATTCCTCTGGCGCGAAGCGGGCCTTCCGATCGCCGAGACGCCGATCGACTACGCCCCCACCGATAGTTACGGGCGCGCGCTGCTGATCGGGATTCTCAACACGCTCAAAGTCGCGAGCCTCGGAATCGTCCTCGCGACCTTACTCGGCACGATGATCGGGATCGCCCAGCTTTCCCGCAACTGGCTTCTGGCGAAGATCTCCGCACTTTATGTCGAGCTGCTGCGCGACCTGCCGCTCCTTCTGCAGCTTCTGTTCTGGTACACCGCGCTTCAGGCGCTGCCCGCGGCACGGCAAGCCTTCAATCTCCTTCCCGGCATCTTCCTGTCGAACCGCGGCTTGATGCTGCCGGCGCTGTCGATCGACAATTTTCAACACCTCGCCGTCGCGATTGCAGCAATCGTCATCGTCATCGCGGCGGCATTCTTTTTCCGCCGCTCGCGGTTCGCCAAACGTCAGGACGGGCAGCGGCGGCGACTCTGGCCGTCCGTATTGATCCTCGCCATGCTCCTCCCGACCGCCATCTTCTGGCGCTTAGGTACGCCATTCCAGGTCGATCTCCCCACTCTGCGCGGCTTCAATTTCCGCGGCGGGACGCTCGTCTCACCGGAATTTTTCGCGCTGTTGTTCGGCCTCGTCACCTACACCGCGGCCTTCATCGCCGAAATCGTGCGCGCCGGCATCATCGCCGTCAGCAAAGGCCAATGGGAGGCCGGTCGCGCGCTCGGCCTTCATAACGGGCTGATCCTGCGCAAGATCGTCATGCCGCAATCGCTGCGGCTGATCATTCCGCCTTTGACGAGCCAGTATCTCAACCTCGCCAAGAACTCCTCGCTCGCCGTCGCCATCGGCTACCAGGACATCGTGTCGATCGCCAACACAACGCTCAACCAGACAGGTCAGGCTATCGAAGGCATCGCCATCATCATGATGGTCTATCTGACGATCAGCCTGTCCATCAGCCTCTTCATGAACTGGTACAACGACCACGTTGCCTTGAAAGGGCTCTGA
- a CDS encoding amino acid ABC transporter permease, which produces MNQLTLRPGNLSAAIAPPERPTPQRWMRALNWLHLHLFSSWLSTATTLTLAYLLVRGLITVIDWGILLAVWSVPQGDSEACRAVQGLGACWAVIGEKYRFILFGTYPYAEQWRPTLSVALFIGLYALSGWRRMWRRELFLIWIVGLLAVIALMRGGMAGLSHVPTERWGGLPITLMLATVSLVAAFPLAIVVALGRRSDMPVIRWLCIAYVELIRGVPLISLLFVASVIFPLFLPEGIDFDKLVRAQIALILFAAAYLSEVIRGGLQSVGTGQYEAANALGLGYWRKMGLIVLPQALRRTIAPLVNTFIALFKDTSLVLIIGIFDLLSAAKTAIVEPAWQGFGVEVYLIVGAIYFAFCFAMSRYSRSLERHLKATEHA; this is translated from the coding sequence ATGAATCAATTGACCTTGCGGCCCGGCAATCTCAGTGCGGCCATCGCACCGCCGGAACGACCAACGCCCCAGCGCTGGATGCGCGCGCTGAACTGGTTGCATCTGCATCTTTTTTCGTCTTGGCTGTCGACGGCAACGACGCTTACCTTGGCTTATCTTCTCGTCCGCGGGCTCATCACCGTCATCGACTGGGGCATTCTGCTGGCCGTGTGGTCTGTCCCGCAAGGCGACAGCGAGGCATGTCGTGCCGTGCAAGGACTTGGCGCCTGTTGGGCGGTCATCGGCGAGAAATATCGCTTCATTCTGTTCGGAACCTATCCCTATGCCGAACAATGGCGCCCTACCTTAAGCGTTGCCCTTTTCATCGGCCTTTACGCGCTCTCGGGCTGGCGACGCATGTGGCGGCGCGAGCTGTTTCTGATCTGGATTGTCGGCTTGTTGGCGGTGATTGCGCTGATGCGCGGCGGAATGGCCGGCCTCAGCCATGTTCCGACGGAGCGGTGGGGCGGGCTGCCGATCACGCTGATGCTGGCAACTGTCAGTCTCGTTGCAGCCTTTCCGCTCGCGATAGTCGTCGCCCTGGGGCGACGGTCGGACATGCCGGTGATCCGGTGGCTCTGCATCGCCTATGTCGAGCTCATACGGGGCGTGCCGCTGATCTCGCTGTTATTTGTCGCCAGCGTAATATTTCCGCTGTTCCTGCCGGAGGGCATCGACTTCGACAAGCTCGTGCGTGCACAGATCGCCCTCATCCTGTTTGCCGCGGCCTATCTCTCCGAGGTCATTCGCGGAGGCCTGCAAAGCGTCGGCACGGGCCAATACGAGGCTGCCAATGCGCTTGGGCTCGGCTACTGGCGAAAGATGGGGCTGATCGTTCTTCCTCAAGCGCTGCGACGAACCATCGCTCCCCTGGTTAACACTTTCATCGCGCTATTCAAGGACACTTCGCTGGTTCTCATCATCGGAATTTTCGATCTGCTGTCGGCCGCAAAAACCGCGATCGTCGAACCGGCGTGGCAGGGATTCGGCGTCGAGGTCTATCTGATCGTGGGAGCAATCTATTTTGCCTTCTGCTTTGCGATGTCCCGATACAGCCGCTCGCTCGAGCGTCATCTCAAGGCTACCGAACACGCTTAA
- a CDS encoding amino acid ABC transporter ATP-binding protein produces the protein MRRAIAADQFEHSNDTRESRHDAVQFEGVHKWFGNFHVLRNINLIVQRGERIVICGPSGSGKSTMIRCVNRLEEHQQGRIVVDGTELTNDVKKIDVIRREVGMVFQHFNLFPHLTILENCTLAPIWMKKIPKKEAEDIAMQYLHRVKIPEQSHKYPGQLSGGQQQRVAIARSLCMNPKIMLFDEPTSALDPEMVKEVLDTMVLLAEEGMTMLCVTHEMGFARQVADRVIFMDCGQIVEANTPDQFFRNPQNERTRLFLGQILQ, from the coding sequence ATGCGAAGAGCCATCGCGGCCGATCAATTTGAACACAGCAACGACACGCGAGAGAGCCGGCACGACGCGGTTCAGTTCGAGGGCGTGCACAAATGGTTCGGTAACTTCCATGTACTACGCAACATCAATCTAATCGTTCAGCGCGGCGAGCGGATCGTGATATGCGGACCTTCCGGCTCCGGCAAGTCGACCATGATCCGCTGCGTGAACCGCCTCGAGGAACACCAGCAAGGCCGCATCGTCGTCGACGGCACCGAGCTCACGAACGACGTCAAGAAGATTGACGTCATCCGCCGCGAGGTCGGAATGGTGTTTCAGCATTTCAACCTTTTTCCGCACCTGACAATTCTCGAGAATTGCACCCTCGCCCCCATCTGGATGAAGAAAATTCCGAAGAAAGAGGCGGAAGACATCGCGATGCAATATCTGCACCGGGTTAAAATCCCGGAGCAGTCGCACAAATATCCCGGCCAGCTCTCCGGAGGGCAACAGCAACGCGTCGCCATCGCGCGGTCGCTCTGCATGAATCCGAAGATCATGCTTTTCGACGAACCGACGTCCGCCCTCGATCCTGAGATGGTCAAGGAGGTGCTCGACACCATGGTCCTGCTCGCCGAGGAGGGCATGACCATGCTTTGCGTCACCCACGAAATGGGATTCGCGCGCCAGGTGGCCGATCGCGTCATTTTCATGGATTGCGGGCAAATTGTAGAAGCAAATACACCCGATCAATTTTTCAGAAATCCACAGAACGAGCGCACCCGGCTCTTCCTTGGTCAGATTCTGCAATAA
- a CDS encoding efflux RND transporter permease subunit, with protein MNKISSWAIRNPVATTVLFLFLTLLGLVSFSKLRLNNLPDIDPPTVTVSVVWAGAAPTEIETQVTRLIEDSVTGLGNVNHVRSTVNEGISSSNVEFAIGTDIDRATNDVRNAVMSTRSKLPQAALDPIIQRVDATGQAVLTFIVDAPAMAPDDLSWFIDNDIAKAALAVPGVSRISRSGGVDAEISVKLDPDRLMALGLTAFEVSDLIKSQNINQPGGRVTLGAAEQTIRAVGSALDVAALRDMRLAFSDGRSIRLADLGVVERSWAEPRQRARFNDREVVGFSVYRAVGTGEIAVTRDVRRRMTEFEAAHPGIRIVEVTTSTDAVVEGYNAALEALALGALLAVLVVWLFLRDLRATLISSVALPMSLIPTFAIMYALNQSLNNISLLAIAIVVGILVDDAIVEIENIVRHVRQSGKSVYDAAIDAADEIGLAVVATTFAIIAVFMPVGLMPGIPGQFFKSFSIAVCSSVFFSLVVARLLTPLMAAFLLKTTGNEQREPAWVRQYTWMLDWTLRRRWITIFAGVVFFLGSLSLVRFLPAEFMPAADQGRSILAVELAPGATLQETDTVTQKVMSVLRARPEVGAVYSALGTQTSLSFGPDESPMSAGEVRKATITINLVPRSQRTLSQQAFEASVGPELSRIAGARIRFGGEGSSGTKVQVSLLSDDPVALASSVRQLVQEMRSTPGFQRAAATSSVARPELQIVPKADKAAALGVSTTMIARTVNIATIGDVDRDLAKFSLNVRQIPIRVLLNEDARTDLSRISNLQVPTFEGPLPLSAVADVTFGAGPNQIERINRTRSETVEAELSGITIGEAEDVISKLPSISQLPASVIRKPEGDAERMQELFSSFTLAIISGIALLFFVLALLFNGFVQPVTILTALPLSLGGALGLLLVTGTSISLPVLIGILMLMGIAAKNSILLVEYAIVAQRDSGLDRAEALLDAARKRARPIVMTTVAMGAGMLPIALGIGADAETRAPMAIAIIGGLVSSTVLSLVYVPAVFTVMDDLERWIRNRFLSSETQSA; from the coding sequence ATGAACAAGATCTCCAGCTGGGCGATCCGCAATCCCGTAGCAACGACGGTACTGTTCTTGTTCCTGACGCTATTGGGCCTCGTCTCGTTTTCGAAGCTTCGGCTCAACAACTTGCCCGATATCGATCCTCCCACAGTGACCGTCAGTGTCGTATGGGCTGGAGCTGCGCCGACCGAGATCGAAACGCAGGTTACGCGCCTGATTGAAGACAGCGTCACCGGATTGGGCAATGTCAATCATGTACGTTCAACTGTGAATGAGGGGATCTCCTCAAGCAACGTCGAGTTCGCAATTGGAACAGACATCGACCGGGCAACGAATGACGTTCGCAATGCTGTCATGTCTACGCGTTCGAAATTGCCTCAGGCGGCCCTCGATCCCATAATTCAGCGTGTCGATGCGACAGGACAGGCGGTCCTGACATTCATCGTCGATGCGCCGGCGATGGCCCCCGACGATCTGAGTTGGTTTATCGATAACGACATCGCCAAGGCCGCGCTTGCCGTGCCGGGCGTATCCAGAATTTCGAGATCCGGTGGCGTCGACGCCGAGATTTCGGTCAAACTCGATCCTGACCGGCTGATGGCACTTGGCCTGACAGCCTTCGAAGTCTCCGACCTGATCAAAAGTCAGAACATCAACCAACCCGGTGGTCGTGTGACGTTGGGGGCGGCGGAGCAGACGATTCGCGCTGTCGGGAGTGCCCTCGATGTTGCAGCCCTGAGAGACATGCGTCTCGCCTTTAGTGACGGCCGGAGCATCAGGCTCGCCGATCTGGGGGTCGTCGAGCGGTCCTGGGCTGAGCCGCGGCAGAGGGCGCGATTCAACGATCGGGAAGTCGTCGGCTTCAGTGTTTACCGGGCGGTCGGCACGGGCGAGATTGCCGTGACCCGGGATGTGCGAAGGCGAATGACGGAATTCGAGGCCGCCCATCCCGGAATAAGGATCGTTGAAGTAACCACATCGACCGATGCAGTGGTCGAGGGATACAATGCGGCTCTCGAAGCGCTCGCCCTCGGTGCATTGCTAGCCGTTTTGGTCGTCTGGCTGTTTCTGCGCGATCTCCGGGCAACGTTGATCTCGAGTGTCGCGCTCCCGATGTCGTTGATCCCGACATTCGCGATCATGTATGCGCTCAATCAATCTCTCAACAATATCTCGCTGCTGGCGATTGCCATCGTTGTCGGAATCTTGGTCGACGACGCTATTGTGGAAATTGAGAATATCGTTCGACACGTACGGCAGTCCGGAAAGAGCGTCTATGACGCCGCGATCGACGCCGCTGACGAAATCGGTCTGGCTGTCGTTGCAACGACTTTCGCGATCATTGCGGTTTTCATGCCTGTTGGGCTGATGCCAGGAATACCGGGGCAGTTCTTCAAGTCGTTCTCAATTGCCGTCTGCAGTTCGGTGTTCTTTTCTCTTGTTGTCGCGCGTCTTTTAACGCCTTTGATGGCGGCTTTCCTTCTGAAGACAACAGGTAACGAGCAGAGGGAGCCTGCATGGGTACGGCAATACACGTGGATGCTGGACTGGACCTTGCGTCGTCGATGGATCACGATCTTCGCGGGCGTAGTATTTTTCCTGGGTTCGCTTTCGCTCGTTCGTTTTCTTCCCGCCGAGTTCATGCCGGCGGCTGACCAAGGTCGCTCCATTCTTGCCGTTGAACTGGCACCGGGCGCGACGTTGCAGGAAACCGACACTGTGACACAGAAAGTCATGTCTGTTTTAAGGGCGCGGCCGGAAGTGGGAGCCGTATATTCAGCACTTGGAACGCAGACATCACTGTCGTTCGGACCCGACGAATCGCCGATGTCGGCCGGGGAGGTGAGAAAAGCGACGATCACAATTAACCTGGTCCCGAGGAGCCAGAGAACGCTTTCGCAACAGGCGTTTGAGGCTTCGGTTGGACCGGAGCTATCAAGGATTGCCGGCGCACGGATACGTTTCGGAGGGGAGGGGTCATCGGGCACAAAGGTTCAGGTCTCGTTGTTGAGCGATGACCCGGTGGCGCTCGCGAGTTCGGTGCGGCAATTGGTTCAGGAGATGCGTTCGACGCCGGGATTTCAGCGGGCCGCGGCGACCAGCAGCGTTGCGAGACCTGAGCTGCAGATCGTTCCTAAAGCGGATAAGGCTGCGGCCCTTGGTGTGTCCACAACAATGATCGCGAGAACTGTCAACATTGCTACCATAGGAGACGTCGACCGCGACCTCGCCAAGTTCAGTTTGAACGTCAGACAGATACCCATCCGCGTGTTGTTGAATGAAGATGCGCGCACCGATCTTTCCCGCATATCGAATCTTCAGGTTCCAACATTTGAAGGGCCGCTGCCGCTATCGGCAGTTGCAGACGTCACTTTCGGGGCAGGGCCGAACCAGATAGAGCGCATTAACCGGACCCGAAGCGAAACCGTCGAAGCGGAATTGAGCGGGATTACAATTGGGGAGGCCGAGGATGTGATATCGAAGTTGCCGTCGATCAGCCAGCTTCCAGCGTCTGTGATCCGCAAGCCGGAGGGCGATGCCGAGCGCATGCAGGAGCTCTTCAGCAGCTTTACGCTTGCAATTATTTCAGGCATTGCGCTGCTCTTTTTTGTCCTTGCTCTCCTGTTCAACGGATTCGTTCAACCGGTCACGATCCTGACTGCACTCCCGTTGTCACTAGGTGGAGCACTCGGTCTGCTGCTCGTGACGGGAACGTCAATTTCCCTGCCCGTTCTAATAGGCATTTTGATGCTCATGGGGATTGCGGCGAAGAATTCAATTCTTTTGGTCGAGTATGCGATTGTTGCTCAGCGAGACAGTGGCTTGGACCGCGCCGAGGCGCTTTTGGATGCAGCTCGTAAGCGCGCTCGGCCGATCGTGATGACCACGGTAGCGATGGGGGCTGGAATGTTGCCGATTGCGCTTGGCATTGGAGCCGACGCTGAGACGCGGGCGCCCATGGCGATCGCCATTATCGGAGGGCTCGTCAGTTCAACCGTTCTCAGCCTTGTTTACGTTCCCGCCGTTTTCACGGTTATGGACGACCTGGAACGGTGGATCAGGAACCGCTTTCTGAGCAGCGAAACGCAAAGCGCATGA
- a CDS encoding efflux RND transporter periplasmic adaptor subunit, with protein sequence MAKCMRAASVSIFALLYSAAHAQGPSAAVTVTAVSVEKTKVIRSITAMGGVVAWREILVGTEASGLAVTEIAVDEGDLVAKGQVLARLNDDRIRAEILKQKAAIDELEASLASARSDAIRARSVTSGVITAQTIEQRETLVKTTEARLEAARAQLLEIEARHRQTVIVAPAAGMIASRSVAIGQVMQTGTEMVRLVQENRIEVDARVLESDLLSAAVGQFATIIGPTGRPEHGVVRIISPIVDPKTRLGTVRIALSRDTHLKPGMFARVEIAVESKFALTVPLRALVWREAKAHVFKVSPDNLVALTEVRIGRGTTDQVEVLRGVDVGDRIVTQGAGFLNDGDTVNIETASVRIGAVR encoded by the coding sequence ATGGCCAAATGCATGCGCGCTGCGTCCGTCTCCATCTTCGCGCTTCTCTATTCCGCAGCTCACGCGCAAGGCCCATCGGCGGCCGTGACGGTCACCGCTGTTTCGGTGGAGAAAACCAAGGTCATTCGGAGCATCACCGCAATGGGAGGCGTTGTCGCCTGGCGTGAGATACTTGTTGGCACGGAAGCCAGCGGTCTTGCCGTAACCGAGATCGCGGTCGACGAGGGCGATCTCGTTGCAAAAGGTCAGGTTTTGGCGCGCCTTAACGATGATCGTATAAGAGCGGAGATACTGAAGCAAAAGGCGGCGATCGACGAACTTGAGGCGAGCCTTGCAAGCGCCAGATCGGATGCCATACGGGCCCGTTCAGTTACGTCCGGTGTGATCACGGCTCAGACGATCGAGCAGCGCGAGACGCTCGTTAAGACGACGGAAGCCAGGCTGGAGGCAGCGAGGGCGCAGTTGCTCGAAATCGAGGCGCGGCACCGCCAGACGGTGATTGTCGCCCCTGCGGCCGGCATGATCGCATCCCGATCGGTAGCGATTGGCCAGGTGATGCAGACTGGAACCGAAATGGTCCGGCTCGTTCAGGAAAACCGAATCGAGGTCGACGCCCGCGTGCTGGAGTCAGATCTGCTTTCTGCCGCAGTCGGGCAATTTGCAACGATCATCGGTCCCACCGGCCGGCCTGAACACGGAGTCGTTCGCATCATTTCGCCGATTGTCGATCCCAAGACTCGTTTGGGTACGGTCCGCATTGCGCTCTCCCGCGATACGCACTTGAAGCCTGGCATGTTTGCGCGTGTGGAAATTGCGGTCGAAAGCAAGTTTGCGCTGACCGTTCCGCTGAGGGCGCTGGTCTGGCGCGAAGCCAAGGCACACGTCTTCAAGGTCAGTCCCGACAATCTGGTGGCGCTCACGGAAGTCAGGATCGGCCGAGGGACAACCGACCAAGTCGAAGTCCTGCGGGGTGTGGATGTGGGAGACCGCATCGTGACTCAAGGGGCTGGATTTCTGAATGATGGCGATACCGTCAACATCGAAACAGCGTCCGTGAGAATTGGCGCCGTACGATGA